One Chryseobacterium sp. StRB126 genomic region harbors:
- a CDS encoding DUF3667 domain-containing protein, whose protein sequence is MSHGKIREDKTCLNCGHQVEERFCPHCGQENTERRQPFYFLFTHFIEDFTHYDGQFWGTVKNLLFKPGKLTNTYLEGKRQKFVPPVKLYIFVSFITFFVFALFPMVNINSKDKDNEEHNKTSLVKIVKPVTSIGTQKIIDSIKAKKTLTEEDSLAIEKLKMIPDSTEIEEMMDMDRTIDPDFSGKNYKTKKSYDSAIAKNPGFFDFLEKPIAHKFFELKEHGVTKKELLDNMLEKSFHNLPKALFIYLPLFAFFLWIFHSKKKWWYFDHGIFTLHYFSFLLLTILLIFLFGKVAKLTEIKALNAVLYLVMTILTIYSMGYFFIAHRRVYRAHGLVSIIVGIMLLTINFFAFMFLLVGLALVSFMMIH, encoded by the coding sequence ATGAGCCACGGAAAGATCCGAGAAGACAAAACCTGCCTGAACTGTGGGCATCAAGTAGAGGAAAGATTCTGCCCTCATTGCGGACAGGAAAATACTGAAAGACGGCAGCCTTTCTATTTTCTGTTCACCCATTTTATTGAAGATTTCACCCATTATGACGGTCAGTTCTGGGGAACTGTAAAAAATCTGTTATTTAAGCCCGGCAAATTGACAAATACTTATCTGGAAGGAAAGAGGCAGAAGTTTGTACCCCCTGTAAAGCTTTATATTTTTGTCAGTTTTATAACATTCTTTGTATTTGCACTTTTTCCTATGGTAAATATAAATTCCAAAGACAAGGATAATGAAGAACACAACAAAACGAGTCTTGTAAAAATCGTAAAACCGGTTACTTCTATTGGAACACAAAAGATTATAGACAGTATAAAGGCTAAAAAAACTCTGACTGAGGAAGATTCTCTTGCCATTGAAAAGCTAAAAATGATTCCGGATTCTACTGAAATAGAGGAAATGATGGATATGGACAGAACGATAGATCCGGACTTCAGTGGTAAAAACTATAAAACAAAGAAGTCTTATGATTCTGCAATAGCTAAAAATCCAGGTTTTTTTGATTTTTTAGAGAAGCCTATTGCTCATAAATTCTTCGAGCTTAAAGAACATGGAGTTACCAAAAAGGAGCTTTTAGACAATATGCTTGAAAAATCATTTCACAATCTGCCTAAAGCCCTTTTTATCTACCTCCCTTTGTTTGCATTCTTCCTATGGATATTCCACAGTAAGAAAAAATGGTGGTATTTTGATCACGGAATTTTCACCCTGCATTATTTCTCTTTCTTATTACTTACCATTTTATTGATATTCCTGTTTGGAAAAGTGGCAAAACTAACGGAAATTAAAGCTTTAAACGCAGTTCTTTATTTAGTAATGACTATCCTTACCATTTACAGTATGGGATATTTCTTTATTGCTCACCGAAGGGTTTACCGTGCACACGGGCTAGTAAGCATTATAGTTGGTATTATGTTATTAACGATAAACTTTTTTGCGTTCATGTTTTTACTTGTAGGACTCGCTCTGGTAAGCTTCATGATGATCCATTAA